The genomic region TAGGCGACAAGGCGCATGGAGCCTTCCCATTGCTCCTCCCCGGACGGCGAGTACAGCAGGATGAGACGGCCGAAGGCATCACCTTGGGCGTCGGTCGGGATCGGACCGTCATCGTCGTTGCCCCGAACTTCCAGGCCCACTGCGTGGCTGAACGGGGCCGGGCGCTGCGGGGGACGGATGGTGCCCAGGCTGATCTCGGGGCGCAGCTGGGCGCGGTGCATCGATTCGACAGCTTCCGTGAATTCCGCTGGGATCTGGGTGGTTTCGGCGCTCTCGGATGATGTTGCGGCGGAGAGCTTAGGGTGGTCCGAATGTGTCACGGGTTCCAAGCTATCCAGCCTGTCGCTGATTACGTGGAGGCGCGCCGCTGCGAGGGGGTAGGGTGAAAGATAATACTTTGGTTTGATTGTTTCAGGAGGTCTTCGCTATGGCGGAACTAGATATTGAAAAGCTCAACAACACCCAGCGATACGCTCAGTGGGCGACCTTCCGGGTGATTCCGGGCGCACTCGGTGCCGACCGCAGCGAGATCATCGCAGAAGCGCAGCGTTTCTTCTCTGGCCTTGAGGACGAAGGCAAAGTTGTCGTCCGCGGGATCTACGACATTTCCGGCATCCGGGCTGAGGCTGATGTGATGATCTGGTGGCACGCCGAGAACTTCGATGAGATCCAGGAGGCCTACAACGCGTTCCGCCGCACCACGGTGCTGGGCCAGGCGCTCGAGGTGTTCTGGATCGGTGTCGGTCTGCACCGCCCGGCGGAGTTCAACCGCGGCCACCTGCCGGCATTTATCATGGGCGAGGAGCCGCAGGACTGGATCACTGTTTACCCGTTCACCCGCTCCTACGACTGGTACATCATGGATCCGGCTAAACGCCGCGATCTGCTCATCGAGCACGGCCAGGCCGCCGCGGACTACAAAGATGTGCGCGCCAACACGATGTCGGCGTTCTCACTCGGCGACTATGAGTGGATGCTGGCGTTTGAGGCGCCCTCGCTGGAACGCATCTCCGACTTGATGCACAAGATGCGCTACACCGAAGCGCGCCTGCACGTGCGTGAAGAGCTGCCGTTCTTCTCCGGCCGCCGCGTCAACGACGTCGCGGAGATCATTGAAGCGCTGCCTTAACGCTTGTCCGCGGCGCCTTCCTCCAGCGTCAGCGAAATCGAGTTGATGCAGTACCGCAGATCGGTGGGGGTGGGGTAGCCCTCACCGGCGAAGACATGGCCCAGGTGCGAGTTGCAGGTGGCGCAGAGCACCTCTGTGCGCACCATGCCATGCGAGCGGTCTTCGCGCTCAATCACTGCGTCGCCGGCCAGTGGGGTGAAGAAAGACGGCCAGCCGCAGTGGGAGGAGAACTTCTCGGTGGAGCGGAACAGCTCCGCTCCACAGGCGCGGCAACGGTACACACCCTCAGTGGTGGTGTCGGTGTACTCACCGACCCCGGGAGGTTCAGTTCCGGCCTCGCGCAGAACGTAGTACTCCTCAGGGCTGAGCTTCTCGCGCCACTGCTCCTCGGTCCAGTCGCGGTAGTTCGTCGGCTTGTCCATGGTCATGTTTCGGCTCCCTCCGAATCAGTGCTTCTGACACTACCCAGGCCGCGACGGCGACGATGAAGATCATCCATCCTGCGGTGGGCAAGAACGTGTTCGCCCAACGGCCTGCCAAGTAGGTGCCATCGGTCACCCACGTCAGCGGTGAGAGGCACAGGAATATTCCCACCCATGCCGCGGGAGTGTGGAAGACGCTGTGGCGGCCCAGAACAGTGAATACAGCGGGGAAGACCATCATGGAGTAGTACGCCTGGCCCAGCGATGACAGCAAGCACACCCCCGTAATCAGTACGGTGGCGGAAGTGGCCGCCCACATGAACTCGTCGGAGTAGCGGTAGCGGGCAAGTCCCAGCACGGCCACCGCGACGGCGGCGGCGATGATCCCGAACAGCAGCCCGTGCAGCCACCCCGGCATATCGAAGTACACGGCGGCACCGGCCAGCGAAGAGTTCGCGTAATCGCGCGTGATGCCCAGGTAGGGAACGACGATGTCGACGTAATCGCGTGCTCCTGGCGTCAGCGGCCACGCCACAAGGTTGAACAGCACCGGCATTGCCACGGCGGACACGACCGCACGCCATTCCAGCCGCATCAACGGCAACACAATCAAGGGGGCGAACATCGGCTTGACCAGAATGCACAGGCCCAACACAGCCCCCGCAGCCCATGAGCTTCCCCTGCTCCCGTGCAGCAACAGCGCCAAGAAGGCGGTCAAACCGAGCAAGAGAACGCCGTTGATGTTGGTGAACATCAGAGTGTTGGTGACGGCTTCCGTCCCAAAGCATGCGGCGATGGCGCCAGGGAACACAGGGTGGGCCAGACCGCGGCCAACCAGACGGGTCAGCCATGCCAGTGCCCCAATGATGCACGCGGCGTTGAACAGGATGAACAGTGGCCGCACAACAGACATGTCCGGGAACACACCCAGCGGCGACAACAACAGCGTCGCGCCAGGGTTGTAGAGGTAGTGCGGGTCCACGTGGTGGTAGGTCTCGCTGTAGACCGGCACGCGCTCAACGAAGCGGCGTGCAGCGGACCAGACCGTGGTGAAATCATCCGTCGCGGTGCCCGGCAGCGCCAGCACGATAATGCGATGAATGACCAGAAGGATTGCCAGCGGCCACAGAGCCCCGTTTGCCACCTGCTGCCAGCGCGGAGCCCGATCAGGGGGCTGGGCGGTCCACAGCTGGGTCAACTGGCTCAGGCGGGTAGTCACCCCCTCAACCTACACGCGGCGATAGCGCGCGAAGAGGAACGACCCGTCCGTTTGCACCTGCTCCAACTCGAGATTCACGGTGAAATCGCCCTGCAAACCGGCGGGTTCGCCGTTGGTGCGGGGGTCGATGGTGAGATGGAGGACGTCGATAAGCGAATGCGCGAACATGTCCGCATACAGCGAGGGGCCGCCTTCACAAATGATTCGCCCGTACCCCAGCTCCCGCAGCTTTTCGACGATCTCACCCGCACCCCCTTCCCCCGTGGACACCAAAGAGCAACCCGCGCGGGTCAGAGCCTGGCGGCGGTCGGCGAGCGCGGTGTCTGTCAGCGACGCCTCTGGCGTGAGAATGAGCGGGGGAGCCCCGCCGAACAGTATCGCGGAGGTGTCGAAGTTGAGTGAGCGCGACACCACCGCTATCGGAGTGTCCGCCGGGCCGTAATCCTCCGCTTTGACCGTGCCGGAGCCGACCAGGATGACATCCGCCCACTCACGTAGGGCGGCCAGGACCTGTGAGTCCGTGTCATTGCCCAGCTCCTCGGAGGTTCCACCAGCCGTGAACGAGCCGAAAACCGTGGTGACCGCGACAGCGCGGATTTCTTCGCGGGCGCTTGTCGGGCCGATGATCATGTCGAGCATGAGGCCGATCGTAGTGGGGTGGGCGCTGGGGGGCAGCTGATCGTCTATGCCGA from Corynebacterium genitalium ATCC 33030 harbors:
- a CDS encoding DUF3000 domain-containing protein; amino-acid sequence: MTHSDHPKLSAATSSESAETTQIPAEFTEAVESMHRAQLRPEISLGTIRPPQRPAPFSHAVGLEVRGNDDDGPIPTDAQGDAFGRLILLYSPSGEEQWEGSMRLVAYIQADMDDAVASDPLLPDIAWQWLGESLAETHAGYTDLGGTVTSTSSVRFGDIGGPPRAYQIEMRASWTADTTDLSHHVEAFSKVLAHVAGLPPEGVAGLDRR
- the hemQ gene encoding hydrogen peroxide-dependent heme synthase, yielding MAELDIEKLNNTQRYAQWATFRVIPGALGADRSEIIAEAQRFFSGLEDEGKVVVRGIYDISGIRAEADVMIWWHAENFDEIQEAYNAFRRTTVLGQALEVFWIGVGLHRPAEFNRGHLPAFIMGEEPQDWITVYPFTRSYDWYIMDPAKRRDLLIEHGQAAADYKDVRANTMSAFSLGDYEWMLAFEAPSLERISDLMHKMRYTEARLHVREELPFFSGRRVNDVAEIIEALP
- the msrB gene encoding peptide-methionine (R)-S-oxide reductase MsrB → MDKPTNYRDWTEEQWREKLSPEEYYVLREAGTEPPGVGEYTDTTTEGVYRCRACGAELFRSTEKFSSHCGWPSFFTPLAGDAVIEREDRSHGMVRTEVLCATCNSHLGHVFAGEGYPTPTDLRYCINSISLTLEEGAADKR
- a CDS encoding glycosyltransferase family 87 protein, whose protein sequence is MTTRLSQLTQLWTAQPPDRAPRWQQVANGALWPLAILLVIHRIIVLALPGTATDDFTTVWSAARRFVERVPVYSETYHHVDPHYLYNPGATLLLSPLGVFPDMSVVRPLFILFNAACIIGALAWLTRLVGRGLAHPVFPGAIAACFGTEAVTNTLMFTNINGVLLLGLTAFLALLLHGSRGSSWAAGAVLGLCILVKPMFAPLIVLPLMRLEWRAVVSAVAMPVLFNLVAWPLTPGARDYVDIVVPYLGITRDYANSSLAGAAVYFDMPGWLHGLLFGIIAAAVAVAVLGLARYRYSDEFMWAATSATVLITGVCLLSSLGQAYYSMMVFPAVFTVLGRHSVFHTPAAWVGIFLCLSPLTWVTDGTYLAGRWANTFLPTAGWMIFIVAVAAWVVSEALIRREPKHDHGQADELPRLDRGAVAREAQP
- a CDS encoding dihydrofolate reductase family protein, with the translated sequence MLDMIIGPTSAREEIRAVAVTTVFGSFTAGGTSEELGNDTDSQVLAALREWADVILVGSGTVKAEDYGPADTPIAVVSRSLNFDTSAILFGGAPPLILTPEASLTDTALADRRQALTRAGCSLVSTGEGGAGEIVEKLRELGYGRIICEGGPSLYADMFAHSLIDVLHLTIDPRTNGEPAGLQGDFTVNLELEQVQTDGSFLFARYRRV